Sequence from the Sciurus carolinensis chromosome 1, mSciCar1.2, whole genome shotgun sequence genome:
GGAGGAAGGACGGGTCTCGTCTCGCTATGTGGCGGCGCTCAGCCCAGGGCTGTGCACCACCAAGGCCTCTCACTCCCAGCTCCCAGAGCAGCGCAGTGCTCGAATCCCTGCCCACTGAGCCGCGGCCCCACACGCACCTGATGCGGCCGGCCAGCAGCATGGCCAGTAGGCAGGTGAGCAGGCCCAGCAGTACAACGCCCATCTGGTGGCTCTGCCCAAAGGCCCAGGCCTCAAGGAACTTCTCTGCCGTGTGCTCGGGCAGCAGGCCCAGCAGCTGCCGCCAACCCTCAGCCCCAGGAGCAGTGCCATTGTGCGGCGTGGCTGAGCCATTGCTGccaggtggcagagctgggggcaGGGCGGCCTCTGGGGTGAAGGGGTCAGTGGGGCCGTACAGCGCAGTGGTCAGCAGGAAGGCACAGGCCAGGAAGGCCAGGGCGCGGAGCAGGATGACCTGGACTGGGGCCTTCACTGTAGAGCAGttctgagggaggaagagagacgGGTCAGTAAGGTGCCACAGAACCACCGACGGCCACCAGTGCCCTCTCCAGGGGGGCGGGGTGTGGGCCAGGGTCCCACGGCACCCACTTGAGAGCCTGATGCTCACGGAGGCCCCGCTCCCACACCCCTGCcttgcctcctcctgcccccagctCACGTGGGAGGGCACCTTTCACCAGGCTCGCTTTCCTTTCAAACAATCTTTTTCACATTGTGGGGACCTTACTCCTCCAAATACGTTTTCCAAacttattttgtcaaattctcaCTTGTGATTTTAACTAGCACTGGCAAGACTTAAGTTAAACAATACAGTCGTAAGTCATTCAGTGTAGGCGACCAGGCAGGTAGCTGAGAACCACAGGTCTGAGGAAGAGTCCACCCAGTGTCCTGCTGTGGGTCAGGGGCTCAGCTGCAGACCGTTAACCACATACCAAGTGTCCCAGGGCACATCTCAGGACATCAGGGGGCGGTGTTTACTTCTAAACGTATCTGCTACTATGTGCTTCttaaggtcttttatttttttttttttgtgcaatGCAAATCCAGAACCTTGCATGTGCCAGCAAGTGTCTCCCATGGAGATGCACATCTAGTTCTGACCAGCGTATTTCATTAAGTACTGTGATAACAACTAGTAGTTTAAGCCAGACGCTCCTGGGTTTAAGCCCTGGTACTGGTGCCCGGCAGGTGTGGGGCTCTGTGCACACTTCTCCACCTTCCCAGGTCTGTCAACAGGAGTCACAGCACCTAAGAGGAACCATGAAGGCTGTCACGAGGAATGCATGTGATGATGTTGATCAAGTGCCACTCAGACCCATGCTTGGGCATGGAAGTAACCAAAGCGTCACAATCCAGGTCACTCTCCTTGGGAACACACACCCTGGCTGGTAACAAAGGGACCTGGGGGACAGGGTGGGAAGGGGGTTCCAGGGGCAGACTGTTTCCGCAGGAAGGGTCACTGAGATCCAGCCCGCTGCCTGGGGCTTCCCGTTAGACCCAAAGCCCCAAAAGTCCCTGATGCCAGTCTCAGACCTGTGCGTGGGCCTGGTCGGCCTCTCGGCGCCTGAACTGGTGGCTGAGGAGCAGGGCACGCAGCTGGCGGTTCTGGTGCTTGATGTAGTACTCGACGGCTGCCTGGCATGGCCGGCACAGCTTGTACATCTGCTCCAGGTGGTGGCGGTACACCTCGATCTCCTCATCGTACCTCCCCTGCGGGTGGGGACAGAGGCTGGAGTCAGTGGACACCCGAGCTCCCCCGGTTCAGAACCAGGTCCTGCCATTTGCAAGGGGGTGAGCATGGGTGAGtacccccccaccaccaccactgaaTGGTGACGCAGGCTCCCAAGAGTGAGGGACAGCACAGGGCAGGGGCGCAGATGACAGCAGTACTCTGACGAAGTGCTGCTGCTCCGAGAGGCACCTGGAGGTAGGTGCTGGGGTGCTGCCTGCACCAGTGCCCACTCCTGCTCGGAGCTCCTGCAAGGTGGGCAAGCTGCAGGAGGCGGCTCGAGGCTGCTGCTGGTTCTGTGGAGGATGGACACCCCGGCTCAGGGCCTGCCCTTACCCTTGACGGATGGTCTAGACTGCATTAGAGAGCTGCAGGCTGGGCCAAGGCCTTAGTGGGGCGCTACATGGGTCTTTTAGCTTCTGGAATAACCCAGAAGACAAGTCCTGTTCCTAGCACCCTCAGAGAGACAGCACTGTACCTCTTCGTCTGGAGTGGCCAGGATGGTTATCAGTTTGATTTCTTGAGGAGACCAAGTGTGCCAGAAAAGCCACCTCATGCCAGGTccccatttcctcccctttctgcAGACCCTAGTCTTTCCCTGCTTGGCCTGAGCTCACTCCGTTCTCTCCCTCTCGGGTTGGACCTCAGAAAGCCAGTGTCTCTGGGCCTTTGCTGGGATCTGCCTCTTGAGGTCACAGGACCACAGGCTAGGCAAGGTCTGGGGTGGGGTCCAGCAGGACGAATCCCTGGATCTCACGGAGGGAGGCCCAGGGCAACAAAGCTCCCAACTCAGTCTAACTCCTAACTTCAAGTTTCTTAGCAACACCGagcttccttcctctcccagagCTATGAGTGTCTCCACCAGCTCAGAACTGCTCCAGCTGGGGTTGAGGtagaactcagtggtacagcccttgggttcaatccccagaactccTCATCTTCAGGAAACGCCCAGGCTGCCAATGGGCAAAGGGCCCTAGAAGGATGGGTACAGGATGGGTCTCACAGGGCCCGGCAGAGTCCAAAATTCCTATTTCCCTCTGACCAGGGACAAAAACCTCTGGAACAGCAATCCCTGGGGCTTCCACTGGTGTTCCCAGGCTCAGCCCCAGGCAGCCGTGACAAGACGGAGAGCAAGTGGTCTGGTTCCAGCTGAGAAGGAAATCGCACTCCCTGGAATGTGGCCAGCGCAGGGTCAGGGGAAGGGCCCTGGGTACTCGGGAAGACAAGCGGCTGTCTGGCTGATGGGGCCGGAGGCGCAGAGCTGGCCCCAGTCAGTGCCTGTGCAGGTCAGCCCTGCCACACGGCTCACCTCCTCCCGTGGTGAGAAGGCGGCCAGCTGCTTGATCTTGGTGGTCTGGTGGTGGCTGCACCTTCTGCACAGAAGGACCTGGCTGCTCACCCACTGCTGCGGCTGCGTGGGGTCCTGGGGCGTGCGCACGCTGCTGACCACGTGGTTCAGGTGCTCCATGTACTGGGCAGGGATGGGCTTGTTGTAGTCGCCGTTCTGGGGAGGAGCACGGGTCTCCTGTTAGCGGGAGCCCACTCCCGGGCCCTGGCTGGCTCCGAGCGGCAGGGCACTCTAGGATCTGAATTCCCACTCTTTCTCTCCGTCAAAGAGCAGCAGCTTTTCTTCTGACAACCCCTCAGATGGAAGCCTGAAGGCCGGGGTGCCGAGGAAGGGCCTGGGGCTGCCTCCCGCGCACACAACTGGCTCTGGCTTCGCCCCTCAGAACCCAGCTTGCAAACAGCGGCCTGGGAGCGGCTGCCTGCTTGCTCTGTCAAGTCTCACTGGAAGCCGGCCACACTGGTTCACTCACACACTGCCAGAGCGGCAGATGTGTACCCCAAGTCTGCCACCTGTAGTGGTGAGATGTGAGAAGTTGCCGCGGCTCCCTGGGCCTGGCTGCTCCTCCTCAAAAGAGGGTGTTGCACCAGGACAACAGTGAGGCAGGCGTGAGATGCCAGCACCTTGCTCAGGGTCCAATGGAGGGAGGACATGGGGCCCACTGACCCTGGGATGTGGCCTTGAGGTGCTGCCTCAGGAGCACCAGCCCCAACTGTCCAACTGCCCACCTGCCACCCACCCATGCCCGCACCTCCTGGAAGCCGTTGTACTGCTCACAGTGGGGACAGTCCCAGCAGTTGCGGTTCCCATAGGGCACCAGCGTGTCCTGGTTGCAGAACCAGCAATTGACCATTGTGTGCGTTGGCTTCACCCTGTGGACCAAGGACAGTGGATTTAGTCCAGAAGACCTCAAGACTTGTGAGAGGGAAGGCCACCCAAGTCCTGCCCCAGGTCACCAGGGAAAGGGCACCAGAAACAGGATCCCAGCTGGAGATATAGGCCTGCTGTGGGAGGAAACACTGACGGAGGGAGGAAACTTGGACTGGACGTGCTGTGGCCGGGCCAGAAGGACCAGCCGAGAAGACCACAGCAGACAAAGCACCTCCCAGGAAGCAGCTGGAGACTCACCTGATCCAATGGCTCCAGTGCATCCACATGGGGACACAGGGCCACCAGCCCCCCCATGACCTGGGGCCCGACTCAGGATGGTCCCTCCCCAGGCTGCG
This genomic interval carries:
- the Tmem201 gene encoding transmembrane protein 201 isoform X3; protein product: MEGVSALLARCPTAGLAGGLGVTACAAAGVLLYRIARRVKPTHTMVNCWFCNQDTLVPYGNRNCWDCPHCEQYNGFQENGDYNKPIPAQYMEHLNHVVSSVRTPQDPTQPQQWVSSQVLLCRRCSHHQTTKIKQLAAFSPREEGRYDEEIEVYRHHLEQMYKLCRPCQAAVEYYIKHQNRQLRALLLSHQFRRREADQAHAQNCSTVKAPVQVILLRALAFLACAFLLTTALYGPTDPFTPEAALPPALPPGSNGSATPHNGTAPGAEGWRQLLGLLPEHTAEKFLEAWAFGQSHQMGVVLLGLLTCLLAMLLAGRIRLRRIDAFSTCLWALLLGLHLAEQYLQVASPNWLDTLKFSTTSLCCLVGFTAAVATRKATGPRRFRPRRYFPGDSAGLFPSSPSLAMPHPSVTGSSPSLFIPTPPGFLPLTSQQLFRSPRRASPSSLPGRLSRALSLGTIPSLTRAGRQLSVELGCGGRLCRGARLARAEHTPRVAQLRDFRLEPPGRRVAILEPVQVFAAGPPTRGQQASSLSPARTQSGHPEVATEFHGSLNIW